A stretch of Nonomuraea africana DNA encodes these proteins:
- a CDS encoding MarR family winged helix-turn-helix transcriptional regulator — MSLSELIQLSLGNLVRQAFTLFAGASRSREFVALDVLADQDGLSQQDLSERLGLNRTLMVRLIDTLEEAGHVTRTRNPLNRRSYVLRLTDSGHQALGEMRKAAAAHDAQVTAVLTPDERRRLNELLGTLLPEPSPLQSTEHLVSQAHYRLRRLGDALLAGTGLRTRHFGPLAGLDALAPCPQQQLARYLRITEPAAAEVVEELVQAGLVVRGRDPHDRRRYALELTDLGRERLKELSEVQVTLQAQVRELLGGPEAERELRELLRKLVG; from the coding sequence GTGAGCCTGTCCGAACTGATCCAGCTCTCGCTCGGCAACCTGGTGCGCCAGGCGTTCACCCTGTTCGCGGGCGCCTCGCGCTCGCGGGAGTTCGTGGCGCTCGACGTCCTGGCCGACCAGGACGGCCTCTCGCAACAGGACCTGTCCGAGCGGCTCGGCCTCAACAGGACGCTCATGGTGCGCCTCATCGACACGCTCGAGGAGGCCGGCCACGTCACGAGAACCCGCAACCCGCTCAACCGCCGCTCCTACGTGCTGCGCCTGACCGACAGCGGCCACCAGGCGCTCGGCGAGATGAGGAAGGCGGCCGCCGCCCACGACGCCCAGGTCACCGCCGTGCTGACCCCGGACGAGCGGCGACGGCTCAACGAACTGCTCGGCACGCTGCTTCCCGAGCCGTCGCCGCTCCAGAGCACCGAGCACCTGGTCTCCCAGGCGCACTACCGGCTGCGCAGGCTCGGCGACGCGCTGCTGGCGGGGACCGGACTGCGCACCAGGCACTTCGGGCCGCTGGCCGGGCTCGACGCGCTGGCGCCCTGCCCGCAGCAGCAGCTCGCCCGGTACCTCAGGATCACCGAGCCCGCCGCTGCCGAGGTGGTCGAGGAACTGGTCCAGGCGGGCCTCGTGGTCAGGGGACGCGACCCGCACGACCGCCGCCGCTACGCCCTGGAGCTCACCGACCTCGGAAGGGAGCGACTGAAGGAGCTCAGCGAGGTGCAGGTTACCCTCCAGGCCCAGGTCCGCGAGCTGCTCGGCGGCCCCGAAGCCGAGCGCGAGCTGCGCGAGCTGCTGAGGAAGCTGGTCGGCTGA
- a CDS encoding hemerythrin domain-containing protein, translated as MTYRLDMTMMFAVHDALRRDVERVAKLTARLDDDPRRLLGAALGWELFKSYLRVHHTTEDDLLWPAMERTLAGRPDELALLAAMESEHALIDPLLASFDVALADPDTGHERLGGLADSLATVLGGHLGHEEREALGVIDLSVTEEEWRRFGQEHSRRIGPDASRYLPWVLDEASDERVALILGRMPEHIRTAYRDEWRAAYVALNTWGG; from the coding sequence ATGACCTACCGACTCGACATGACGATGATGTTCGCGGTGCACGACGCGCTCAGGCGTGACGTGGAGCGCGTCGCCAAGCTGACCGCCCGCCTCGACGACGACCCCCGGCGCCTGCTCGGCGCGGCGCTGGGCTGGGAGCTGTTCAAGAGCTACCTGCGGGTCCACCACACCACCGAGGACGACCTGCTGTGGCCCGCGATGGAGCGCACCCTGGCCGGGCGCCCCGACGAGCTGGCGCTGCTGGCGGCCATGGAGTCCGAACACGCGCTCATCGACCCGCTGCTCGCCTCCTTCGACGTGGCGCTGGCCGACCCCGACACCGGCCACGAACGGCTCGGTGGCCTGGCCGACAGCCTGGCGACCGTGCTCGGCGGCCACCTGGGCCACGAGGAACGCGAGGCGCTCGGAGTGATCGACCTGAGCGTCACCGAGGAGGAGTGGCGGCGCTTCGGCCAGGAGCACAGCAGGCGCATCGGGCCCGACGCGTCACGCTACCTGCCCTGGGTGCTGGACGAGGCGAGCGACGAGCGGGTCGCGCTCATCCTGGGCCGCATGCCTGAGCACATCCGCACGGCCTACCGCGACGAGTGGCGGGCGGCTTACGTCGCGCTGAACACCTGGGGCGGCTGA
- a CDS encoding ion transporter, with protein MSRQERVRTIIETRLVQRAIILVIVVNAVTIGCETSSYLMQRAGGFLHAVDRIALTVFTVEIAARLYAYRRSFFSDPWNWFDAVIVAVALVPASGPTSVLRALRILRALRLVSAVPSMRRVVNALLAAVPGMASIIGLLVLMIYIAAVIATKLFGEIVPERFDELPRSLFTLFQIMTGDDWGNVAQEVMTVKPWAWVFFIAYILMSTFVALNLFIAVVVNAMNDTEASPAETQTQAELKAVQQDLAALHAKLDRLLSRDEEPDALAAANGSRQPPGTASPR; from the coding sequence TTGTCGCGGCAAGAGCGCGTTCGTACGATCATCGAGACCCGGCTCGTCCAGCGGGCGATCATCCTCGTCATCGTGGTCAACGCCGTCACCATCGGCTGCGAGACCAGCTCCTACCTGATGCAGCGGGCCGGCGGGTTCCTGCACGCGGTCGACAGGATCGCGCTCACCGTCTTCACCGTCGAGATCGCCGCCCGCCTGTACGCCTACCGCCGGTCGTTCTTCAGCGATCCGTGGAACTGGTTCGACGCCGTGATCGTGGCGGTCGCGCTGGTGCCCGCCTCGGGCCCCACCTCGGTGCTCAGGGCGCTGCGCATCCTGCGGGCGCTGCGCCTGGTGTCGGCGGTGCCGAGCATGCGGCGCGTCGTCAACGCGCTGCTCGCGGCGGTGCCGGGGATGGCCTCCATCATCGGCCTGCTGGTGCTGATGATCTACATAGCCGCGGTGATCGCCACCAAGCTCTTCGGCGAGATCGTGCCCGAGCGCTTCGACGAGCTGCCGCGCTCGCTGTTCACGCTGTTCCAGATCATGACGGGCGACGACTGGGGCAACGTGGCGCAGGAGGTGATGACGGTGAAGCCGTGGGCGTGGGTCTTCTTCATCGCCTACATCCTGATGTCGACCTTCGTCGCGCTGAACCTCTTCATCGCCGTCGTGGTCAACGCCATGAACGACACCGAGGCCTCGCCCGCCGAGACGCAGACGCAGGCCGAGCTGAAGGCCGTCCAGCAGGACCTCGCCGCGCTGCACGCCAAGCTCGACCGGCTG